In Thioalkalivibrio paradoxus ARh 1, the following are encoded in one genomic region:
- the ubiG gene encoding bifunctional 2-polyprenyl-6-hydroxyphenol methylase/3-demethylubiquinol 3-O-methyltransferase UbiG, whose protein sequence is MTSSEAPREPHNVDPAELAKFTSRADDWWDPTGPFATLHAINPLRLNWIDERAGLHGREVLDVGCGAGILAEAMALRGARVTGIDAGAEHLEVARAHAVESELEIAYHHTTAEAFAEHHAGRFAVVTCMEMLEHVPEPESALAALVRLVAPGGHLFLSTINRTPRAFVEAIVGAEYLLRLLPAGTHEYARFIRPSELAAPLRADGLEVRALTGLTYSPITREYRLTPSVTVNYLLHAQRPDRGGTA, encoded by the coding sequence ATGACCTCCTCCGAAGCCCCGCGCGAGCCACACAACGTCGATCCGGCCGAACTGGCCAAGTTCACGTCGCGTGCGGACGACTGGTGGGACCCCACCGGCCCCTTCGCCACGCTGCACGCGATCAATCCGCTGCGCCTGAACTGGATCGACGAGCGGGCCGGTCTGCACGGCCGGGAGGTGCTGGACGTCGGCTGCGGCGCCGGAATCCTGGCCGAGGCGATGGCGCTGCGCGGCGCTCGGGTCACCGGCATCGACGCCGGTGCCGAACACCTCGAGGTCGCCCGCGCCCACGCGGTCGAAAGCGAACTCGAGATCGCCTACCACCACACCACTGCGGAGGCCTTTGCCGAGCACCATGCGGGCCGCTTCGCAGTGGTCACCTGCATGGAAATGCTGGAGCACGTACCCGAACCGGAATCGGCCCTCGCCGCGCTGGTCCGGCTGGTGGCGCCGGGCGGGCACCTGTTTCTGTCGACGATCAACCGCACGCCACGCGCCTTTGTCGAAGCCATCGTCGGCGCCGAATACCTGCTGCGGCTGCTTCCGGCCGGGACGCACGAATACGCGCGTTTCATCCGGCCCTCGGAACTCGCGGCCCCACTGCGCGCCGACGGCCTTGAGGTCCGCGCCCTGACCGGCCTCACCTACTCGCCGATCACGCGCGAATACCGTCTCACCCCGTCGGTTACGGTGAACTACCTGCTCCATGCGCAGCGCCCGGATCGCGGAGGCACCGCCTGA
- the gph gene encoding phosphoglycolate phosphatase (PGP is an essential enzyme in the glycolate salvage pathway in higher organisms (photorespiration in plants). Phosphoglycolate results from the oxidase activity of RubisCO in the Calvin cycle when concentrations of carbon dioxide are low relative to oxygen. This enzyme is a member of the Haloacid Dehalogenase (HAD) superfamily of aspartate-nucleophile hydrolase enzymes (PF00702).), which yields MKHLLRGVLFDLDGTLLDTAPDMHAALDRLLQEERRPPLPFPAVRNHVSHGSKALVELGFPGANGATRERLKQRYLEIYAEDLCRHTALFPGMAEVLDELERLGLRVGVVTNKPAWLTEPLLDALGLSARLASIVSGDTLPQRKPAPEPMWLAARQSGAEPGEMVYIGDAERDIAAGRAAGMHTLIAGWGYIDPSEDPESWQADGSLAAPADFWVWADALATGREWLAS from the coding sequence ATGAAGCATTTGCTGCGCGGGGTGCTGTTCGACCTGGATGGCACCCTGCTCGACACCGCCCCGGACATGCATGCCGCACTGGATCGGCTGCTGCAGGAAGAACGCCGTCCGCCGCTGCCGTTTCCGGCCGTGCGCAATCATGTCTCGCACGGCTCGAAGGCCCTGGTCGAACTCGGGTTTCCCGGTGCCAACGGCGCGACCCGCGAGCGGCTCAAGCAACGCTATCTCGAGATCTACGCCGAAGACCTCTGCCGGCATACCGCGCTGTTCCCGGGAATGGCCGAAGTGCTCGACGAACTCGAGCGGCTCGGCCTGCGCGTCGGCGTGGTCACCAACAAACCGGCCTGGCTGACCGAACCGCTGCTCGACGCGCTGGGTCTGTCCGCACGACTGGCCAGCATCGTCAGCGGCGATACCCTGCCGCAACGCAAGCCGGCCCCGGAACCGATGTGGCTGGCCGCGCGCCAAAGTGGCGCCGAACCCGGCGAGATGGTCTACATCGGCGACGCCGAACGCGACATCGCGGCCGGCCGCGCCGCCGGCATGCATACCCTGATCGCGGGCTGGGGCTACATCGACCCGTCCGAGGATCCGGAGAGCTGGCAGGCCGACGGCAGCCTGGCGGCACCCGCGGATTTCTGGGTCTGGGCGGACGCGCTGGCAACCGGGCGCGAATGGCTGGCGAGCTGA
- the rmuC gene encoding DNA recombination protein RmuC yields the protein MAGELNTLPGLFWAFAAALFVLGIGIGHAWATSRLNARVQVLMAENARLEAERDYAELRREDLHASFDTAREQLGNAFSALANNALRANNTQFLRLAQSVMNQQLLRGQHELSRSETRFEDLVRPIQETLAKTEAELQTMEKTRESAFSALNEQLRRLSSDHGELQKETRALVQALSRPGVRGRWGELTLRRAVELAGMSAHCDFTEQAALTGEQGRQRPDMIVHMPGQRALVVDAKTPLDAYLAAVDASEPEARSAALKRHAQQLRARIVELSGKRYWAGLEHTPEFSVLFLPGDQFLASALEQEPGLLEQALERQILLATPSTLIALLRAVEYGWQQARLTAHALEIRDLGTELTTRLGSFTEHLTRLGRALEQGAEAFNATVGNLERQVMPSARRFEELGIRARKRPEPPERVDTPLRNVDRDASAQSDPPGPGLPDGR from the coding sequence ATGGCTGGCGAGCTGAACACCCTGCCCGGTCTGTTCTGGGCCTTTGCGGCCGCACTGTTCGTACTCGGGATCGGGATCGGGCACGCCTGGGCCACCAGCCGGCTGAACGCGCGTGTGCAGGTACTGATGGCCGAGAACGCGCGCCTCGAAGCGGAACGCGATTATGCGGAACTGCGGCGCGAAGACCTGCATGCCAGCTTCGATACCGCGCGCGAACAGCTCGGCAACGCCTTCTCGGCGCTGGCGAACAACGCATTGCGCGCGAACAACACGCAGTTCCTGCGCCTCGCCCAGTCGGTGATGAACCAGCAGCTCCTGCGCGGCCAGCACGAACTCAGCCGCAGCGAAACCCGCTTCGAGGATCTGGTCCGGCCGATCCAGGAAACGCTCGCGAAGACCGAGGCGGAACTGCAGACGATGGAAAAGACGCGCGAATCGGCCTTTTCCGCGCTGAACGAACAACTGCGCCGGCTGAGCAGCGACCACGGCGAACTGCAGAAGGAGACCCGGGCGCTGGTGCAGGCCCTGTCGCGTCCGGGCGTGCGCGGGCGCTGGGGCGAGCTGACGCTGCGCCGCGCGGTCGAACTGGCCGGCATGAGTGCCCACTGCGACTTCACCGAACAGGCGGCGCTGACCGGCGAACAGGGCCGGCAGCGGCCCGACATGATCGTACACATGCCCGGGCAGCGCGCGCTGGTGGTCGACGCAAAGACGCCGCTGGACGCGTATCTGGCGGCCGTCGATGCCAGCGAACCCGAGGCGCGAAGCGCCGCGCTGAAACGCCACGCCCAGCAACTGCGCGCCCGCATCGTCGAGCTCTCGGGCAAGCGCTACTGGGCGGGACTGGAGCACACGCCGGAGTTCAGCGTGCTGTTCCTGCCCGGCGATCAGTTTCTGGCCAGCGCGCTCGAACAGGAACCCGGTCTGCTCGAGCAGGCACTGGAACGGCAGATCCTGCTGGCGACCCCAAGTACGCTGATCGCGTTGCTGCGCGCGGTCGAATACGGCTGGCAACAGGCGCGCCTGACCGCGCATGCGCTGGAGATCCGCGACCTGGGCACCGAACTCACCACGCGCCTCGGCAGCTTCACCGAGCACCTGACGCGTCTCGGCCGGGCACTCGAACAGGGTGCCGAGGCCTTCAACGCCACCGTGGGCAACCTGGAGCGCCAGGTGATGCCGAGCGCACGCCGCTTCGAGGAACTCGGCATCCGGGCCCGCAAGCGGCCCGAGCCGCCGGAGCGTGTCGATACGCCGCTGCGCAATGTCGACCGCGATGCGTCAGCGCAATCCGATCCGCCAGGGCCAGGCCTTCCCGATGGGCGTTGA
- the hpnC gene encoding squalene synthase HpnC, translated as MGVDPLTDAAYRHCLQRAAAHYENFPVASRLLPRRLRGPIAAIYCFARDADDLADEDPRSVGQRRQALQALQQRIRTLAAPESETEPQWRALADTVQRFDLPRQPFLDLADAFLQDLEKTRYADFGEIMAYCRRSANPVGRLLLHLAGAATPTNLAHSDAVCSALQLINFCQDLRQDFAEHGRIYLPADEMAEYGVTEDHLRAGISDVRMRRLMQRQYRRADRLLRSGAPLGQALRGRLGLEIRAIINAGARVLWRLEQQDDVFSRPRLRRRDQWAILRHSLFPPRRRTTPR; from the coding sequence ATGGGCGTTGACCCGCTCACCGATGCGGCCTACCGGCACTGCCTGCAGCGGGCGGCCGCGCACTACGAGAATTTTCCGGTCGCGTCGCGCTTGCTGCCGCGCCGGCTGCGCGGCCCAATCGCGGCGATCTACTGTTTCGCCCGCGATGCCGACGACCTCGCCGACGAGGACCCGCGCTCCGTCGGGCAACGCCGGCAGGCGCTGCAGGCATTGCAGCAGCGCATCCGGACGCTGGCCGCACCCGAGAGCGAGACCGAACCGCAGTGGCGTGCCCTGGCCGACACCGTGCAGCGTTTCGACCTGCCGCGCCAGCCATTCCTCGACCTCGCAGACGCCTTTCTGCAGGATCTCGAGAAAACCCGCTATGCGGACTTCGGCGAGATCATGGCCTATTGCCGGCGCTCCGCGAACCCGGTGGGCCGACTGCTGCTGCACCTGGCCGGCGCGGCGACCCCGACTAATCTGGCCCACTCGGACGCGGTCTGCTCGGCGCTGCAGCTGATCAACTTCTGCCAGGATCTGCGCCAGGACTTCGCCGAGCACGGCCGCATCTACCTGCCGGCCGACGAAATGGCCGAATACGGCGTGACCGAGGACCACTTGCGGGCAGGCATCAGCGATGTCCGGATGCGCCGACTGATGCAGCGGCAATACCGCCGTGCCGACCGCCTGCTGCGCTCGGGCGCACCGCTCGGGCAGGCATTACGCGGGCGCCTGGGCCTGGAGATCCGCGCGATCATCAACGCGGGCGCGCGCGTGCTCTGGCGGCTCGAGCAGCAGGACGACGTCTTCTCGAGACCGCGCCTGCGCCGTCGCGACCAGTGGGCGATCCTGCGCCACAGCCTGTTTCCTCCGCGCCGCCGCACGACGCCTCGTTGA
- the hpnD gene encoding presqualene diphosphate synthase HpnD, whose translation MSPDEYCQQKAARSGSSFYYAFRFLEPERRRAIIALYAFCREVDDIVDDCREPAVAHAKLDWWRDELDALFRGEPRHPITRALQPHLETRNLAREYFDEIIDGMQMDLDYDAYPDFATLSLYCYRVASVVGLLSAEIFGYSDRRTLKYAHDLGMALQLTNILRDVHEDAVRGRVYLPLDELERFGVDPREFRDNITRDSHRALFAHQAQRARSFYARAEEQLPAADRHAQRPGLIMGAIYRALLEEIERDGFRVLEHRVRLTPLRKLWIAWRTARAAGKRP comes from the coding sequence ATGTCACCCGACGAATACTGCCAGCAGAAGGCGGCCCGCAGCGGTTCCAGCTTCTATTACGCGTTCCGCTTTCTCGAGCCCGAACGACGACGTGCGATCATCGCGCTGTATGCCTTCTGTCGCGAGGTCGACGATATCGTCGACGACTGCCGCGAGCCAGCCGTCGCCCACGCGAAACTCGACTGGTGGCGCGACGAACTCGATGCCCTGTTCCGCGGTGAGCCGCGACACCCGATCACGCGCGCCCTCCAGCCTCATCTCGAGACGCGCAACCTCGCCCGCGAATACTTCGACGAGATCATCGACGGCATGCAGATGGATCTCGACTACGACGCCTACCCGGACTTCGCCACGCTGTCGCTCTACTGCTACCGGGTCGCCAGCGTGGTGGGCCTGCTGTCAGCGGAGATTTTCGGCTACTCGGACCGGCGGACCCTGAAATACGCCCACGATCTCGGGATGGCGCTGCAATTGACGAACATCCTGCGCGACGTGCACGAAGACGCGGTCCGCGGTCGGGTATACCTTCCACTGGACGAACTCGAGCGTTTCGGCGTCGATCCCCGCGAGTTTCGCGACAACATCACCCGCGATTCGCACCGGGCGCTGTTCGCCCATCAGGCGCAGCGGGCGCGCAGCTTCTACGCAAGGGCCGAGGAGCAGCTGCCGGCGGCCGACCGCCACGCCCAGCGCCCCGGTCTGATCATGGGTGCGATCTACCGTGCGCTGCTGGAGGAAATCGAACGCGACGGTTTCCGCGTGCTCGAGCACCGTGTCCGCCTCACGCCGCTGCGCAAGCTCTGGATCGCCTGGCGCACGGCCCGCGCAGCCGGCAAACGTCCGTGA
- the hpnE gene encoding hydroxysqualene dehydroxylase HpnE — MNAAPVAVVGAGWAGLSAALVLAQAGRRVTLLEAAAIPGGRARTLRLGDALLDNGQHILVGACHEVLAQLRGVGVDPDRALLTLPFQLTLQSSSDATAGHRFHLAPNAATPWSLAAALYRALAPQARNQRLATVAGAAAMLYAPLRRDVDVLRWLQRHRQSEALIRMLWEPLCLAVMNAPPHAASAAIFRNTLRLTLLHGHRDARLMIPRLPLGALFPEPAVARLRSLGAELRMSTRVTAIESRGDRDFRLRLRGGETLHCTQVILATPPRAAQRLLPDAPGPDPVRSALCALGERAICTVYLRYPEPLGRLPALTGLLGQHGQWLLPRGVSGEPHWAAVVISSAGDFPEAEPGRRWHQVGQELAATFPGLGLPERGYSICERAATFDARPGIDPLRPGPDSGRPGLHLAGDYLVPGLPATLEAAVRGGLQAARAALASDA; from the coding sequence GTGAACGCCGCGCCGGTGGCCGTGGTGGGCGCCGGCTGGGCCGGGCTCAGCGCGGCCCTGGTGCTGGCGCAGGCCGGCCGGCGCGTAACGCTGCTGGAGGCGGCGGCCATCCCCGGGGGCCGTGCGCGCACGCTCCGGCTTGGCGATGCCCTGCTCGACAACGGCCAGCACATCCTGGTCGGGGCCTGCCACGAAGTGCTGGCCCAGCTGCGCGGTGTCGGCGTCGACCCCGACCGGGCGCTGCTGACCCTCCCGTTCCAGCTGACGCTGCAGTCCTCGTCCGATGCAACCGCCGGACACCGGTTCCACCTCGCACCGAACGCGGCGACGCCCTGGTCGCTGGCAGCCGCGCTGTACCGCGCGCTGGCTCCCCAGGCACGGAACCAGCGCCTGGCGACCGTCGCCGGCGCCGCCGCGATGCTGTATGCGCCGTTGCGCCGGGATGTCGATGTGCTCCGCTGGCTGCAGCGCCATCGTCAGTCCGAGGCACTCATCCGCATGCTGTGGGAACCGCTTTGCCTGGCGGTGATGAACGCGCCCCCGCATGCCGCTTCCGCCGCGATCTTCCGGAACACGCTGCGCCTGACCCTGCTCCATGGCCATCGGGATGCCCGGCTGATGATTCCGCGGCTGCCTCTCGGAGCGCTGTTTCCCGAACCGGCCGTCGCGCGGCTGCGCAGCCTCGGCGCCGAGCTGCGCATGTCCACCCGGGTCACCGCGATCGAGTCCCGCGGCGACCGCGATTTCCGACTGCGGCTGCGCGGCGGCGAGACCCTGCACTGCACCCAGGTCATCCTTGCCACGCCCCCGCGCGCGGCCCAGCGCCTGCTGCCCGACGCGCCCGGGCCGGATCCGGTCCGGTCTGCACTCTGTGCACTCGGCGAACGCGCCATTTGCACCGTGTATCTGCGCTATCCGGAGCCGCTCGGCCGGCTGCCCGCGCTGACCGGGCTGCTGGGACAGCACGGCCAGTGGCTGCTGCCGCGCGGGGTCAGCGGCGAGCCGCACTGGGCCGCGGTGGTCATCTCGTCCGCCGGGGACTTTCCGGAAGCCGAGCCCGGGAGGCGTTGGCACCAGGTCGGACAGGAACTGGCGGCCACGTTTCCCGGCTTGGGTCTGCCCGAACGCGGATACAGCATCTGCGAACGCGCCGCGACGTTCGACGCCCGCCCGGGAATCGACCCGCTGCGCCCCGGCCCGGACAGCGGCCGTCCGGGACTCCATCTCGCCGGGGATTACCTGGTTCCGGGGCTTCCGGCCACGCTGGAGGCCGCGGTACGCGGCGGGCTCCAGGCCGCGCGGGCCGCGCTCGCGTCGGATGCCTGA
- a CDS encoding response regulator transcription factor, which produces MTGTGTVVLVDDDPAVRRSLSLALNLAGYEVKAFACGGDLLRDLDMEQVGCLLLDLRMPDMSGLELQQELSERGCALPVIFMSAFGDIPTTVRALKGGALDFLEKPFSTESLITRVEEALATDSAMRAERDWRSRIAERARQLTGREREVMALVTDGLSNKEIARRFEISPRTVEKYRARVMEKMQAANLADLCQMVAAVPAALDGTSVARRAESGTG; this is translated from the coding sequence TTGACCGGCACAGGGACGGTGGTTCTGGTCGACGACGATCCCGCAGTGCGCCGCTCGCTGTCGCTGGCGCTGAATCTGGCGGGCTACGAGGTAAAGGCGTTCGCTTGCGGCGGGGACTTGCTGCGGGATCTGGATATGGAACAGGTGGGCTGCCTGCTGCTGGATCTGCGCATGCCCGACATGAGCGGCCTCGAACTGCAGCAGGAACTGTCGGAACGTGGCTGCGCGCTGCCGGTGATCTTCATGTCGGCCTTCGGCGATATTCCGACGACCGTGCGCGCGCTGAAAGGCGGAGCGCTCGATTTCCTGGAAAAGCCGTTCTCCACCGAGTCCCTGATCACCCGGGTCGAGGAGGCCTTGGCAACGGATTCGGCGATGCGTGCCGAACGGGACTGGCGCTCGCGCATCGCAGAACGCGCCCGCCAGCTCACCGGGCGGGAACGCGAGGTGATGGCCCTGGTCACCGACGGGCTGAGCAACAAGGAAATCGCGCGGCGTTTCGAAATCAGCCCGCGCACGGTCGAGAAATATCGAGCGAGAGTCATGGAAAAGATGCAGGCTGCCAATCTGGCCGACCTCTGCCAGATGGTCGCGGCGGTTCCGGCCGCGCTCGACGGCACCAGCGTTGCGCGGCGCGCCGAGTCAGGCACTGGGTAG
- a CDS encoding PAS domain-containing sensor histidine kinase: MAEPTGIGTGRDGADPGVQSVQQALSLLFDQAPMGYMALKEDGRVLEINDAAATLFAVARERLLGQPLTKHVAPWHQDRLRSYLRDVCAIIDRSEWLRHVLDLRPEGPDAPPRRVRLYSRPYPSAVHGWCLTVLVDSSAEARAESARRESELLQQAVLDALSAMIAVIDPAGRITAVNEAWRRFARENGGSLELEAGVGLDYLQTCRDALVTDADELADRAREGIGAVLAGERSEFVLEYPCHSANRQRWFLMTVTPLGSGRVGAVVAHVDISERVRMEQEARVHREEAAHAARLSSVTVLAASLVHELSQPLAAVNLFGESVATLARSDPLDRPRLLAAADELREQVARAVGILDGLRRFMRRGELQTEPCALEERIEQAMGLVGPLARRKRVRISLEHGDESIPVKVNPLQIEQVLVNLLCNAIEAIDRGDCKTRRVHIRAEILDGEARVTVTDTGPGFSPEWLARVFDVFETEKESGMGMGLAVSRTIVEAHGGRLWAESGPEGGALLTFTLPVHRPEGER, translated from the coding sequence ATGGCGGAACCGACCGGGATCGGTACAGGCAGGGATGGAGCGGATCCCGGCGTGCAATCGGTGCAGCAGGCACTGTCGCTATTGTTCGACCAGGCTCCGATGGGCTACATGGCCCTGAAGGAAGACGGTCGGGTGCTGGAGATCAACGACGCGGCGGCAACGCTGTTCGCCGTTGCGCGCGAGCGGCTGCTGGGCCAGCCCTTGACCAAGCACGTGGCGCCGTGGCATCAGGATCGCTTGCGCAGCTACCTGCGCGATGTCTGCGCCATCATCGATCGCAGCGAGTGGCTGCGACATGTGCTGGATCTGCGCCCCGAAGGACCCGATGCGCCGCCCCGGCGTGTGCGGCTGTATTCCAGACCCTACCCGTCGGCGGTCCACGGCTGGTGTCTGACGGTGCTGGTCGATTCGAGCGCCGAGGCGCGTGCCGAATCGGCGCGCCGCGAAAGCGAACTGCTGCAGCAGGCGGTGCTGGACGCGTTGTCCGCAATGATTGCGGTGATCGATCCGGCCGGCCGCATCACTGCGGTCAACGAGGCGTGGCGGCGGTTCGCGCGCGAAAACGGCGGATCTTTGGAGCTCGAGGCCGGCGTCGGCCTGGACTACCTTCAAACTTGCCGCGACGCACTTGTGACCGATGCCGACGAGCTGGCGGATCGGGCGCGCGAGGGTATCGGTGCGGTGCTGGCGGGGGAACGCTCGGAGTTCGTGCTGGAGTACCCCTGTCACTCTGCCAACCGGCAACGCTGGTTTCTGATGACCGTCACGCCGTTGGGATCCGGTCGCGTCGGGGCCGTCGTCGCGCACGTCGATATCAGCGAACGGGTCCGCATGGAGCAGGAGGCCCGCGTCCATCGCGAGGAGGCGGCACATGCGGCCCGGCTGAGCTCGGTGACCGTGCTCGCCGCATCTTTGGTGCACGAATTGTCACAGCCGCTCGCGGCGGTGAATCTGTTCGGCGAGTCGGTGGCCACACTGGCCCGTAGCGACCCGCTGGATCGGCCGCGCCTGCTTGCTGCCGCAGATGAACTCCGGGAACAGGTGGCGCGGGCGGTCGGGATTCTCGATGGTCTCCGCCGCTTCATGCGGCGGGGCGAACTGCAGACCGAGCCCTGCGCTCTGGAGGAACGGATCGAGCAGGCGATGGGCCTGGTCGGTCCGCTTGCGCGGCGCAAGCGTGTCCGGATATCGCTGGAACACGGTGATGAGTCGATCCCCGTGAAAGTGAACCCGCTGCAGATCGAGCAGGTGCTGGTGAACTTGCTCTGCAACGCCATCGAGGCGATCGATCGTGGCGACTGCAAGACGCGGAGGGTCCACATTCGGGCCGAGATCCTGGACGGAGAGGCGCGGGTCACGGTGACCGATACCGGCCCCGGATTTTCGCCCGAGTGGCTTGCCAGGGTCTTCGATGTGTTTGAAACCGAGAAGGAGAGCGGGATGGGGATGGGGCTTGCAGTCAGCCGCACGATTGTCGAAGCGCACGGCGGACGCCTTTGGGCCGAGTCCGGGCCGGAAGGAGGGGCACTGCTCACCTTCACGCTGCCTGTGCACCGGCCGGAGGGCGAGCGTTGA
- a CDS encoding SDR family NAD(P)-dependent oxidoreductase, which yields MPDLDVHALLAYQPAPETLAGRVILVTGAADGIGRAVSLAAAAAGATVVLLDRDIKRLEKTYDAIESAGSPQPAIYPLNLEGATIKDYADLAENLLGSLGRLDGLVLNAGWAGTLTPLKYYDPELWAQVIQTNLNGPVLLTQAVLPMLEASGDGAIVVSAQNARKAFWGAFGVAKAGQDALIDILSREHSGEQGFIRVNGVDTGPVRTRFRALHYPGENPESLPTPDQIVGPYLYLLGPEAGRTTGQHISLEGLVTALR from the coding sequence TTGCCCGACCTGGACGTCCATGCCCTGCTCGCCTACCAGCCCGCCCCGGAAACCCTGGCCGGGCGCGTGATCCTCGTCACCGGTGCCGCCGACGGCATCGGCCGGGCGGTAAGCCTGGCCGCGGCTGCCGCCGGGGCCACGGTGGTGCTGCTCGACCGGGACATCAAGCGCCTCGAGAAAACCTACGACGCGATCGAGTCGGCGGGCAGTCCTCAGCCTGCGATCTACCCGCTCAATCTGGAGGGGGCCACCATCAAGGACTACGCCGACCTGGCGGAGAACCTGCTGGGGTCCCTTGGCAGGCTGGACGGACTGGTCCTGAACGCCGGCTGGGCCGGCACCCTGACTCCACTGAAGTACTACGATCCCGAACTCTGGGCCCAGGTGATCCAGACCAATCTGAACGGCCCCGTGCTGCTGACCCAGGCGGTCCTACCCATGCTCGAGGCCAGCGGCGACGGTGCAATCGTGGTGTCCGCGCAGAACGCACGCAAGGCGTTCTGGGGAGCGTTCGGAGTGGCCAAGGCGGGCCAGGATGCCCTGATCGATATCCTGTCCCGCGAACACTCCGGGGAACAGGGCTTCATTCGCGTGAACGGGGTCGATACCGGCCCGGTCCGGACGCGTTTTCGGGCATTGCACTACCCGGGCGAAAACCCCGAATCGCTGCCGACTCCGGACCAGATCGTCGGACCCTACCTGTACCTGCTGGGGCCTGAAGCGGGCCGTACGACCGGGCAGCACATCTCCCTCGAGGGCCTGGTCACCGCACTGCGCTGA
- a CDS encoding efflux RND transporter periplasmic adaptor subunit, whose amino-acid sequence MRIARKLLPLLIVAAAGAGFIALRMTGPSAPAPATSERTWPVRGMAVEPGVYHPSTELYGRVQSPQTATLRAAIEGVVDHVPVRAGQVVGPGDVLVQIDPSEARLTLAQREAELREAQAMLSSERLRAETDERTLRRERQLLQISQRGLDRAQDLRTRNLGSDADVDEAQRLLEQARLAVIAREQAVADAPARLDQAAAREERARAARDRAALDLSRTEIAATVPARLVELQVSAGERVRVGDPLLRLYATDDVEIRVSLPDAMVATITRLLEQQDPLPARARVGGAPIRAELVRIEGETRPGEAGIGAVFRVTEGGGALPLNRFVNLRLELPSEADSVPVPFEALYGRDRVYRVVDERMQGLRVERLGEQVDHDGRTLALIRHPELRSGDVLVVTRLPNAVDGLPVDVTLDSEGADQ is encoded by the coding sequence ATGAGGATCGCCAGAAAGCTGCTGCCGCTCCTGATCGTCGCCGCAGCCGGCGCCGGATTCATCGCCCTGCGAATGACAGGGCCTTCCGCGCCCGCGCCGGCGACCAGCGAGAGGACCTGGCCGGTCCGCGGCATGGCGGTCGAGCCCGGGGTATACCACCCGAGTACCGAACTTTACGGGCGCGTGCAGTCACCGCAGACGGCCACGCTGCGTGCCGCCATCGAAGGCGTCGTCGACCATGTGCCCGTTCGCGCGGGCCAAGTCGTCGGACCCGGCGACGTGCTGGTGCAAATCGACCCCTCCGAGGCACGGCTGACGCTCGCCCAACGCGAGGCGGAGCTGCGCGAAGCGCAGGCGATGCTCTCCAGCGAACGGTTGCGTGCCGAAACCGACGAGCGCACGCTGAGGCGGGAACGGCAGCTGCTGCAGATCAGCCAGCGCGGTCTCGACCGCGCTCAGGATCTGCGCACCCGCAACCTCGGCTCGGACGCAGACGTGGACGAGGCACAGCGGCTGCTGGAGCAGGCAAGGCTGGCGGTCATCGCCCGCGAGCAGGCGGTGGCCGACGCGCCAGCCCGTCTGGACCAGGCAGCAGCCCGCGAGGAACGCGCCCGTGCCGCCCGGGATCGGGCCGCGCTCGACCTGTCCCGTACCGAAATCGCCGCCACGGTTCCTGCCCGCCTGGTGGAACTGCAGGTGAGCGCCGGGGAACGGGTCCGGGTCGGTGACCCACTGCTGCGGCTGTACGCAACCGACGATGTCGAAATCCGCGTAAGCCTGCCCGATGCGATGGTCGCGACGATCACCAGGCTGCTGGAACAGCAGGATCCGTTGCCCGCACGCGCCCGGGTCGGCGGGGCTCCGATCCGGGCGGAGTTGGTCCGCATCGAGGGCGAGACCCGGCCAGGCGAGGCGGGAATCGGGGCGGTGTTCCGGGTCACCGAGGGCGGCGGTGCACTGCCGCTGAACCGCTTCGTGAATCTTCGGCTCGAGCTTCCCTCGGAGGCGGACAGCGTGCCCGTCCCGTTCGAGGCGCTGTACGGCCGCGATCGGGTCTACCGCGTGGTCGACGAGCGCATGCAGGGCCTGCGGGTCGAACGCCTGGGCGAGCAGGTGGACCACGACGGGCGCACCCTGGCGCTGATCCGGCATCCCGAACTGCGATCCGGCGATGTGCTCGTGGTCACGCGCCTTCCCAACGCGGTCGACGGCCTGCCCGTGGACGTGACATTGGACAGCGAAGGTGCCGACCAGTGA